The proteins below are encoded in one region of Streptomyces ficellus:
- a CDS encoding APC family permease encodes MTGTTRTRETDGHSGLRRELGFRDLVVYGLLFIAPMAPVGIFGTLDARSGGAVALVYLVATVAMAFTAFSYAQMVRVAPQAGSVFAYARKGLGEGPGFVAGWMAMLDYLLIPAVAYLFAGIAMEALVPAVNRWVWTVLAVVLTTLLNLWGVRAAARVGFAVLAMEIVVLLVFVVSAVVVLVRDGAQRGWLSPLTGDTGFSLGAVLGAVSVAVLSYLGFDAIASFAEEVTGGSARVARAVLFCMALAGVLFVAQTYLVALLEPVSSAELAAEPARQGSAFYDAVDASVGGWLHDLVATSKAIGAAFAALAGQAAAGRLLFAMARDRRLPGVLARTDAGVPRVALLLAATVTMVAAVWAARRDDGMDHLVSVVNIGALTAFVLLHASVVGWFAVRRSGTGARPDRLRHVVLPVVGAVILVAVIVEAATSALVVGSLWLAVGLVVLAVQWGRRNGAA; translated from the coding sequence ATGACCGGCACCACCAGGACGCGGGAGACCGACGGGCACAGCGGGCTGCGGAGGGAGCTGGGCTTCCGCGACCTCGTCGTCTACGGGCTGCTTTTCATCGCCCCTATGGCGCCGGTCGGCATTTTCGGCACCCTGGACGCCCGTTCGGGCGGGGCCGTCGCGCTGGTCTACCTGGTGGCGACGGTGGCGATGGCGTTCACCGCATTCAGCTACGCCCAGATGGTCCGGGTGGCCCCTCAGGCGGGGTCGGTCTTCGCGTACGCGCGCAAGGGGCTGGGCGAGGGGCCGGGTTTCGTCGCCGGGTGGATGGCGATGCTCGACTACCTGCTGATCCCGGCCGTGGCGTACCTCTTCGCGGGGATCGCCATGGAGGCGCTGGTCCCGGCGGTGAACCGGTGGGTGTGGACCGTGCTCGCGGTGGTGCTCACGACGCTGCTCAACCTGTGGGGCGTGCGGGCGGCCGCGCGGGTCGGCTTCGCGGTGCTGGCGATGGAGATCGTCGTGCTGCTGGTGTTCGTGGTGTCGGCGGTCGTGGTGCTGGTACGGGACGGGGCGCAGCGCGGCTGGCTGTCGCCGCTGACGGGTGACACCGGCTTCTCCCTGGGCGCGGTCCTGGGCGCCGTGTCCGTGGCGGTGCTGTCGTACCTGGGCTTCGACGCGATCGCGTCGTTCGCGGAGGAGGTGACGGGGGGCTCGGCGAGGGTGGCGCGGGCGGTGCTGTTCTGCATGGCGCTGGCGGGTGTGCTGTTCGTGGCGCAGACGTACCTGGTGGCGTTGCTGGAGCCGGTGTCGTCGGCGGAGCTGGCGGCGGAGCCGGCGCGGCAGGGTTCGGCGTTCTACGACGCCGTGGACGCCTCCGTCGGGGGCTGGCTGCACGACCTGGTGGCGACGAGCAAGGCGATCGGTGCGGCGTTCGCGGCGCTCGCGGGGCAGGCGGCGGCGGGCCGGCTGCTGTTCGCGATGGCCCGCGACCGGCGGCTGCCGGGGGTGCTGGCGCGCACCGACGCGGGGGTGCCGCGCGTGGCGCTGCTGCTGGCGGCCACGGTGACGATGGTGGCCGCCGTGTGGGCGGCGCGGCGCGACGACGGGATGGACCACCTGGTGTCGGTGGTCAACATCGGGGCGCTGACGGCGTTCGTCCTGCTGCACGCGAGCGTGGTGGGGTGGTTCGCGGTACGGAGGTCGGGCACGGGGGCGCGTCCGGACCGGCTGCGGCACGTGGTGCTGCCGGTGGTGGGCGCGGTGATCCTGGTCGCCGTCATCGTCGAGGCGGCCACCTCGGCCCTGGTGGTGGGTTCGCTGTGGCTGGCGGTGGGCCTGGTGGTGCTGGCGGTGCAGTGGGGGCGGCGGAACGGAGCGGCGTAG
- a CDS encoding DUF1707 SHOCT-like domain-containing protein, with the protein MDLEKQPQKPVAPAEPALRASDADRDRIADILRDALAEGRIDAEEHGERIDAVYRAKTLGELEPLVRDLPAARPRAEPSQRSYVPGYAHEGEGGDPAAPADKLVAVFSSSTRKGRWRVGRRTNAFAVFGSVEIDLTEAIFTQRLTTINAVSVFGAIEVRVPENVTLRGAGTGVFGAFEVATLEAADPEAPVVVINGYAVFGAVEARPKAGRRIADLHAKMRKHLGG; encoded by the coding sequence GTGGACCTCGAAAAGCAGCCTCAGAAGCCCGTCGCGCCCGCCGAACCCGCGCTCAGGGCCTCGGACGCCGACCGGGACCGGATCGCGGACATCCTGCGGGACGCCCTCGCCGAGGGCCGGATCGACGCCGAGGAGCACGGGGAGCGCATCGACGCCGTCTACCGCGCCAAGACCCTCGGCGAGCTCGAACCCCTCGTGCGGGACCTGCCCGCCGCGCGCCCGCGGGCCGAGCCGTCGCAGCGGTCGTACGTGCCCGGGTACGCGCACGAGGGCGAGGGCGGCGACCCGGCCGCCCCGGCGGACAAGCTGGTCGCCGTCTTCTCCAGCAGCACCCGCAAGGGCCGCTGGCGCGTCGGGCGGCGGACCAACGCCTTCGCGGTCTTCGGCAGCGTCGAGATCGACCTGACCGAGGCGATCTTCACCCAGCGCCTGACCACGATCAACGCCGTGTCGGTCTTCGGCGCCATCGAGGTGCGCGTCCCCGAGAACGTCACCCTGCGCGGCGCCGGCACCGGCGTCTTCGGCGCCTTCGAGGTGGCCACCCTGGAAGCCGCCGACCCCGAGGCCCCGGTCGTGGTGATCAACGGGTACGCCGTCTTCGGCGCCGTCGAGGCGCGTCCCAAGGCGGGCCGGCGCATCGCCGACCTCCACGCCAAAATGCGTAAGCACCTTGGGGGTTGA
- a CDS encoding WhiB family transcriptional regulator, with amino-acid sequence MLQLPPQPLQVAAAATSQRLPAREDQAGPWHTEAVCRRDEAGLFFAPSKEPTAARLAREEAAKRVCARCPVMVECREHALLQPEPYGVWGGLTAAERRVVLARRRRREVELKKAASTGPRIAAAG; translated from the coding sequence GTGCTGCAACTGCCGCCTCAGCCCCTCCAGGTCGCCGCCGCCGCCACCTCCCAGCGTCTTCCGGCGCGGGAGGACCAGGCCGGTCCGTGGCACACGGAGGCGGTGTGCCGCCGGGACGAAGCAGGCTTGTTCTTCGCCCCGTCAAAGGAGCCAACGGCCGCCCGGCTGGCGCGCGAGGAGGCCGCGAAGCGGGTCTGCGCCCGCTGCCCGGTCATGGTCGAATGCCGGGAGCACGCCCTGCTCCAGCCGGAGCCGTACGGCGTGTGGGGCGGGCTGACCGCGGCCGAGCGGCGCGTCGTCCTGGCCCGCCGCCGGCGCCGCGAGGTGGAGCTGAAGAAGGCCGCCTCGACCGGCCCGCGCATCGCCGCCGCGGGCTGA
- a CDS encoding DUF4245 domain-containing protein: protein MAGMRGKQTVRGMFQSMAVICAAAGVIYLFIPHDEKADPIRAVDYRVELVTAQRAAPYPVLAPEGLAKDWTPTSVAYDREEGNAWHLGFLTPDRQYVAVEQSTAASGKYIAGVTHDARDTGRTQAVAGRAWQRWEGPKYDALVLRDKGVTTVVTGTATWEQLARMASALRPAEVPGATGAPSAAGTPPVTNAPSAPATP, encoded by the coding sequence GTGGCAGGTATGCGTGGCAAGCAGACAGTGCGCGGGATGTTCCAGTCGATGGCGGTCATCTGCGCCGCGGCGGGCGTGATCTATCTCTTCATCCCGCACGACGAGAAGGCCGACCCGATCAGGGCGGTCGACTACCGGGTCGAGCTGGTGACGGCACAGCGCGCGGCGCCCTACCCGGTGCTGGCGCCGGAGGGGCTCGCGAAGGACTGGACGCCGACCTCGGTCGCGTACGACCGCGAGGAGGGCAACGCCTGGCACCTGGGCTTCCTGACCCCCGACCGGCAGTACGTGGCGGTGGAGCAGTCGACGGCGGCGTCGGGGAAGTACATCGCCGGGGTGACCCATGACGCCCGGGACACGGGCCGCACGCAAGCGGTCGCGGGCCGGGCCTGGCAGCGCTGGGAGGGCCCCAAGTACGACGCCCTCGTGCTGCGCGACAAGGGCGTCACGACGGTCGTGACCGGTACGGCGACGTGGGAGCAGCTCGCGCGCATGGCGTCGGCGCTCCGGCCGGCGGAGGTCCCGGGGGCCACGGGTGCGCCCTCGGCCGCGGGTACGCCGCCGGTGACGAACGCGCCCTCGGCCCCGGCCACGCCCTGA
- a CDS encoding fumarate hydratase, with protein MPPVSRPPNPAFQYSDLLPLGEDTTPYRLVTAEGVSTFEADGRTFLKVEPEALRKLAEEAIHDIQHFLRPAHLAQLRKIIDDPEASANDKFVALDLLKNANIAAAGVLPMCQDTGTAIVMGKRGQNVLTEGEDEKALSHGIHDAYKNLNLRYSQMAPLTMWEEKNTGTNLPAQIELYATDGGAYKFLFMAKGGGSANKSFLYQETKAVLNEASMMRFLEEKIRSLGTAACPPYHLAIVVGGTSAEYALKTAKYASAHYLDELPEEGSVLGHGFRDKELEDKVFELTQKIGIGAQFGGKYFCHDVRVVRLPRHGASCPVAIAVSCSADRQAVAKITAEGVFLEQLETDPARFLPDTTDEQLAEEGDVVRIDLNQPMDQILAELGKYPVKTRLSLTGPLVVARDIAHAKIKERLDAGEEMPQYLKDHPVYYAGPAKTPEGYASGSFGPTTAGRMDSYVEQFQAAGGSKVMLAKGNRSQQVTDACGTHGGFYLGSIGGPAARLAQDCIKKVEVVEYEELGMEAVWKIEVEDFPAFIVVDDKGNDFFQDPAPAPTFTSIPVRGPGLA; from the coding sequence ATGCCCCCTGTCTCCCGCCCGCCCAACCCTGCGTTCCAGTACTCCGATCTGCTCCCGCTGGGAGAGGACACCACGCCCTACCGCCTGGTGACCGCCGAGGGTGTCTCCACCTTCGAGGCCGACGGCCGTACGTTCCTCAAGGTCGAGCCGGAGGCGCTGCGCAAGCTCGCCGAAGAGGCGATCCACGACATCCAGCACTTCCTCCGCCCGGCGCACCTCGCCCAGCTGCGCAAGATCATCGACGACCCGGAGGCCTCGGCCAACGACAAGTTCGTCGCGCTCGACCTCCTCAAGAACGCGAACATCGCGGCCGCCGGCGTCCTGCCCATGTGCCAGGACACCGGCACGGCGATCGTCATGGGCAAGCGCGGCCAGAACGTCCTCACCGAGGGCGAGGACGAGAAGGCCCTGTCGCACGGCATCCACGACGCGTACAAGAACCTGAACCTGCGCTACTCGCAGATGGCTCCGCTCACCATGTGGGAGGAGAAGAACACCGGCACCAACCTCCCCGCCCAGATCGAGCTGTACGCGACCGACGGCGGCGCGTACAAGTTCCTCTTCATGGCCAAGGGCGGCGGCTCCGCCAACAAGTCGTTCCTCTACCAGGAGACCAAGGCGGTCCTCAACGAGGCCTCCATGATGCGGTTCCTGGAGGAGAAGATCCGCTCCCTGGGGACGGCCGCGTGCCCGCCCTACCACCTGGCGATCGTCGTCGGCGGCACCTCCGCCGAGTACGCGCTGAAGACCGCGAAGTACGCCTCGGCGCACTACCTGGACGAGCTGCCGGAGGAGGGCTCGGTCCTCGGCCACGGCTTCCGGGACAAGGAGCTGGAGGACAAGGTCTTCGAGCTGACCCAGAAGATCGGCATCGGCGCGCAGTTCGGCGGCAAGTACTTCTGCCACGACGTCCGGGTGGTCCGGCTGCCCCGGCACGGCGCGTCCTGCCCCGTCGCGATCGCCGTGTCCTGCTCGGCGGACCGCCAGGCCGTCGCGAAGATCACCGCGGAGGGGGTCTTCCTGGAGCAGCTGGAGACCGACCCGGCGCGCTTCCTCCCGGACACGACGGACGAGCAGCTCGCCGAGGAAGGCGACGTGGTCCGCATCGACCTCAACCAGCCGATGGACCAGATCCTGGCCGAGCTGGGCAAGTACCCGGTGAAGACCCGGCTGTCGCTGACCGGTCCGCTGGTCGTGGCGCGCGACATCGCGCACGCCAAGATCAAGGAGCGGCTCGACGCGGGCGAGGAGATGCCGCAGTACCTGAAGGACCACCCGGTGTACTACGCCGGTCCGGCGAAGACGCCCGAGGGGTACGCCTCCGGCTCCTTCGGCCCGACGACGGCCGGCCGGATGGACTCCTACGTGGAGCAGTTCCAGGCGGCGGGCGGCTCCAAGGTCATGCTCGCCAAGGGCAACCGTTCCCAGCAGGTCACCGACGCGTGCGGCACGCACGGCGGCTTCTACCTGGGCTCGATCGGCGGCCCGGCCGCCCGCCTGGCGCAGGACTGCATCAAGAAGGTCGAGGTCGTCGAGTACGAGGAGCTCGGCATGGAGGCGGTCTGGAAGATCGAGGTCGAGGACTTCCCGGCGTTCATCGTGGTGGACGACAAGGGCAACGACTTCTTCCAGGACCCGGCCCCGGCTCCGACGTTCACCTCCATCCCGGTGCGCGGCCCCGGCCTGGCGTGA
- the xseA gene encoding exodeoxyribonuclease VII large subunit, which translates to MGLNTSAEAPLPVGEVSRLIGGWVDRLGAVWVEGQITQLSRRPGAGVVFMTLRDPSYDISVSVTCYRQVFDAVADVVSEGARVVVHAKPEWYAPRGQLSLRAAQMKPVGIGELLARLEMLKRSLGAEGLFALDRKRPLPFLPRLVGLVCGRASAAERDVLENARRRWPAVRFEVRNVAVQGVHAVPQVVQAVKELDEHPDVDVIVVARGGGSVEDLLPFSDEQLVRAVAECRTPVVSAIGHEPDAPLLDLVADLRASTPTDAAKKVVPDVGEELERVRGLRDRALRTVRGLLDREERGLTHALARPVMEHPRRMVEEREREVDALLARSRRCLGHLLDRADSELRHTHARVVGLSPAATLERGYAVLQRADGSVVRSAEEVAPDEELRARVAEGEFPVRVAAGDVVPRP; encoded by the coding sequence ATGGGTCTGAATACGTCTGCCGAAGCTCCCCTGCCCGTCGGTGAGGTGTCGCGGCTCATCGGGGGCTGGGTCGACCGGCTCGGTGCCGTCTGGGTGGAGGGCCAGATCACCCAGCTGTCGCGGCGGCCGGGCGCGGGTGTGGTGTTCATGACGCTGCGCGACCCGTCGTACGACATCTCCGTCAGCGTCACCTGCTACCGCCAGGTGTTCGACGCGGTCGCGGACGTCGTGTCCGAGGGCGCCCGTGTCGTGGTGCACGCGAAGCCGGAGTGGTACGCCCCGCGGGGGCAGTTGTCGTTGCGGGCCGCGCAGATGAAGCCGGTCGGGATCGGCGAGCTGCTGGCCCGGCTGGAGATGCTGAAGCGGTCCCTGGGCGCGGAGGGGCTGTTCGCGCTCGACCGCAAGCGGCCGCTGCCGTTCCTGCCGCGGTTGGTCGGCCTGGTGTGCGGGCGCGCCTCAGCGGCGGAGCGGGACGTGCTGGAGAACGCGCGGCGCCGGTGGCCGGCGGTCCGCTTCGAGGTGCGGAACGTGGCGGTGCAGGGCGTCCACGCCGTGCCGCAGGTGGTGCAGGCGGTGAAGGAGCTGGACGAGCACCCGGACGTGGACGTGATCGTCGTCGCGCGGGGCGGCGGCAGCGTGGAGGACCTGCTGCCGTTCTCGGACGAGCAGCTCGTCCGGGCGGTCGCCGAGTGCCGTACGCCGGTGGTGTCCGCCATCGGGCACGAGCCGGACGCGCCGCTGCTGGACCTGGTGGCGGACCTGCGGGCGTCCACCCCGACCGACGCCGCGAAGAAGGTCGTCCCGGACGTGGGCGAGGAGCTGGAGCGGGTCCGGGGCCTGCGGGACCGCGCGCTGCGTACGGTGCGGGGCTTGCTCGACCGCGAGGAGCGGGGCCTGACGCACGCGCTCGCCCGGCCCGTCATGGAGCACCCGCGGCGGATGGTGGAGGAGCGGGAGCGGGAGGTGGACGCCCTGCTGGCGCGCAGCCGCCGCTGCCTGGGCCACCTGCTGGACCGGGCGGACTCCGAGCTGAGGCACACCCACGCGCGCGTGGTGGGACTTTCCCCGGCGGCGACGCTGGAGCGGGGGTACGCGGTGCTCCAGCGGGCGGACGGGTCGGTGGTCCGGTCGGCGGAGGAGGTGGCGCCGGACGAGGAGCTGCGCGCGCGGGTCGCGGAGGGCGAGTTCCCGGTGCGCGTGGCCGCCGGCGATGTCGTACCCCGCCCGTAG
- a CDS encoding exodeoxyribonuclease VII small subunit, whose product MAAETTEAAIGYEQARDELIEVVRRLEAGGTTLEESLALWERGEELAKVCRRWLEGARARLDAALAEQEAPAGQEE is encoded by the coding sequence ATGGCAGCGGAGACGACGGAAGCGGCGATCGGGTACGAGCAGGCGCGCGACGAGCTGATCGAGGTCGTGCGCCGGCTGGAGGCGGGCGGGACGACGCTGGAGGAGTCGCTCGCACTGTGGGAGCGGGGCGAGGAGCTGGCCAAGGTGTGCCGCCGCTGGCTGGAGGGCGCCCGCGCCCGGCTGGACGCGGCGCTGGCCGAGCAGGAGGCTCCGGCCGGCCAGGAGGAGTGA
- the glpX gene encoding class II fructose-bisphosphatase, which produces MTDNHLPSELEVSPEAPDRNLALELVRVTEAAAMAAGRWVGRGDKNGADGAAVRAMRTLVSTVSMNGVVVIGEGEKDEAPMLFNGERVGDGTGAECDIAVDPIDGTTLTAKGMPNAIAVLAAADRGTMFDPSAVFYMDKLVTGPEAADYVDINAPVSVNIRRVAKAKHSSPEDVTVVILDRPRHEGIVKEIRETGARIRFISDGDVAGSIMAVREGTGVDLLMGIGGTPEGIISACAIKCLGGVIQGKLWPKDDEERGRAIDAGHDLDRVLSTNDLVSGDNVFFVATGITDGELLRGVRYRAETATTSSLVMRSKSGTIRQIDSTHRLSKLRAYSQIDFDRAK; this is translated from the coding sequence ATGACCGACAACCATCTGCCGTCCGAGCTCGAGGTTTCCCCCGAGGCTCCCGACCGCAACCTGGCCCTCGAACTGGTCCGGGTCACCGAGGCCGCCGCCATGGCCGCCGGCCGCTGGGTCGGCCGCGGCGACAAGAACGGCGCCGACGGCGCGGCGGTGCGCGCCATGCGGACCCTCGTCTCCACGGTCTCCATGAACGGCGTCGTGGTGATCGGTGAGGGCGAGAAGGACGAAGCCCCGATGCTGTTCAACGGCGAGCGGGTCGGTGACGGGACCGGCGCCGAGTGCGACATCGCCGTGGACCCGATCGACGGCACCACGCTCACCGCCAAGGGCATGCCCAACGCGATCGCCGTGCTGGCCGCCGCCGACCGGGGCACCATGTTCGACCCGTCCGCGGTCTTCTACATGGACAAGCTCGTCACCGGCCCGGAGGCCGCCGACTACGTCGACATCAACGCCCCGGTGTCCGTGAACATCCGCCGCGTCGCCAAGGCGAAGCACTCCTCGCCCGAGGACGTCACCGTCGTCATCCTGGACCGTCCGCGCCACGAGGGCATCGTCAAGGAGATCCGCGAGACGGGCGCGCGCATCAGGTTCATCTCGGACGGCGACGTGGCCGGTTCGATCATGGCGGTGCGCGAGGGCACGGGCGTGGACCTGCTGATGGGCATCGGCGGTACGCCCGAGGGCATCATCAGCGCCTGCGCGATCAAGTGCCTGGGCGGCGTCATCCAGGGCAAGCTGTGGCCCAAGGACGACGAGGAGCGCGGGCGCGCGATCGACGCGGGTCACGACCTGGACCGCGTCCTGTCCACGAACGACCTGGTCAGCGGCGACAACGTGTTCTTCGTCGCGACCGGCATCACGGACGGCGAGCTGCTGCGCGGGGTCCGCTACCGCGCGGAGACGGCGACGACCTCGTCCCTGGTCATGCGCTCCAAGTCGGGCACGATCCGGCAGATCGACTCCACGCACCGGCTGTCGAAGCTGCGCGCGTACAGCCAGATCGACTTCGACCGCGCGAAGTAG
- the ppgK gene encoding polyphosphate--glucose phosphotransferase → MNVFGVDIGGSGIKGAPVDLERGDLAEPRHKVLTPHPATPDDVAGCVAEVVGHFGWSGPIGVTFPGVVTGSTVRTAANVDKSWVGVDAAALLGDRLTGMPITVLNDADAAGIAEMTFGAGRGRKGVVALLTFGTGIGSALFIDGKLVPNTELGHLELDGHEAEKRASTKVKEDKDLSWEDWAHRVQKYLAHVEMLFSPELFIVGGGVSRKAEKFLPLIKHVRAEIVPAELQNNAGIVGAAMAAGAR, encoded by the coding sequence ATGAACGTCTTCGGAGTGGACATCGGCGGGTCGGGCATCAAGGGCGCTCCCGTGGACCTGGAGCGCGGAGATCTGGCCGAGCCCCGCCACAAAGTACTGACACCGCACCCCGCGACACCGGACGACGTCGCGGGGTGCGTCGCCGAGGTCGTCGGCCATTTCGGCTGGTCGGGCCCCATCGGCGTCACCTTTCCCGGTGTCGTCACCGGCTCCACCGTCCGTACGGCGGCGAACGTCGACAAGAGCTGGGTCGGCGTCGACGCGGCCGCCCTGCTGGGCGACCGGCTGACCGGGATGCCGATCACCGTCCTCAACGACGCCGACGCCGCCGGGATCGCCGAGATGACCTTCGGCGCGGGACGCGGCCGCAAGGGCGTGGTCGCCCTGCTGACGTTCGGCACCGGCATCGGCAGCGCCCTGTTCATCGACGGCAAGCTCGTGCCCAACACCGAGCTGGGCCACCTGGAGCTGGACGGCCACGAGGCGGAGAAGCGCGCGTCGACGAAGGTCAAGGAGGACAAGGACCTGAGCTGGGAGGACTGGGCCCACCGCGTCCAGAAGTACCTGGCCCATGTCGAGATGCTGTTCTCGCCGGAGCTCTTCATCGTGGGCGGCGGAGTGAGCCGCAAGGCGGAGAAGTTCCTCCCGCTGATCAAGCACGTCCGCGCCGAGATCGTCCCGGCGGAACTCCAGAACAACGCGGGCATCGTCGGCGCGGCGATGGCGGCAGGCGCCCGCTGA
- a CDS encoding malonic semialdehyde reductase, whose protein sequence is MSLVLDPAAQDLLFREARTANTFTDEPVTEEQVQAIYDLVKYGPTAFNQTPLRIVLVRSAEARERLAPLMAEGNRAKTAAAPLVAILAADNEFHEELPGLFPHFPQAKDAFFAERPVRERSAGLNAALQAAYFIVGVRAAGLAAGPMTGFDFPGVQKEFLDDDHTPLMIVNIGKPGEDASFPRSPRLAYDEVITTV, encoded by the coding sequence ATGTCCCTCGTTCTTGACCCCGCCGCCCAGGACCTTCTCTTCCGTGAGGCCCGCACCGCGAACACCTTCACCGACGAGCCGGTCACCGAGGAGCAGGTCCAGGCGATCTACGACCTGGTGAAGTACGGCCCGACCGCCTTCAACCAGACGCCGCTGCGCATCGTCCTCGTCCGCTCGGCGGAGGCCCGCGAGCGCCTGGCCCCGCTCATGGCGGAGGGCAACCGCGCCAAGACCGCGGCCGCCCCGCTGGTCGCGATCCTCGCCGCGGACAACGAGTTCCACGAGGAGCTGCCCGGCCTGTTCCCGCACTTCCCGCAGGCCAAGGACGCGTTCTTCGCCGAGCGCCCGGTCCGCGAGCGGTCCGCCGGCCTCAACGCCGCGCTCCAGGCCGCGTACTTCATCGTGGGCGTGCGCGCCGCGGGCCTCGCCGCCGGCCCCATGACCGGCTTCGACTTCCCGGGCGTCCAGAAGGAGTTCCTCGACGACGACCACACCCCGCTGATGATCGTCAACATCGGCAAGCCGGGCGAGGACGCCTCGTTCCCCCGCTCCCCGCGCCTGGCGTACGACGAGGTCATCACCACCGTCTGA
- a CDS encoding 4-hydroxy-3-methylbut-2-enyl diphosphate reductase → MTATPASPSSDKRVLLAAPRGYCAGVDRAVIAVEKALEQYGSPIYVRHEIVHNKYVVQTLEKKGAIFVDETAEVPEGSIVMFSAHGVAPTVHQEAAERRLATIDATCPLVTKVHKEAVRFANEDFDILLIGHEGHEEVIGTSGEAPDHITLVDGPDDVDNVTVRDESKVVWLSQTTLSVDETMETVDRLKEKFPQLISPPSDDICYATQNRQIAVKQMGAEADLVIVVGSKNSSNSVRLVEVALGAGAKDAHLVDFADEIDEAWLEGVATVGVTSGASVPEVLVEGVLEWLSQRGFEDVELVKSAEESITFSLPKELRRDLRAEAAALQEKQ, encoded by the coding sequence ATGACTGCTACGCCTGCCAGCCCGTCGTCCGACAAGCGCGTGCTCCTCGCCGCTCCGCGTGGTTACTGCGCGGGCGTGGACCGTGCTGTGATCGCCGTGGAGAAGGCCCTGGAGCAGTACGGCTCGCCGATCTACGTCCGGCACGAGATCGTGCACAACAAGTACGTCGTACAGACCCTGGAGAAGAAGGGCGCCATCTTCGTCGACGAGACGGCGGAGGTCCCCGAGGGGTCCATCGTCATGTTCTCGGCGCACGGTGTGGCGCCGACCGTCCACCAGGAGGCGGCCGAGCGCAGGCTCGCGACGATCGACGCGACCTGCCCGCTGGTGACCAAGGTCCACAAGGAAGCGGTCCGGTTCGCGAACGAGGACTTCGACATCCTCCTGATCGGCCACGAGGGCCACGAGGAGGTCATCGGCACCTCCGGCGAGGCCCCGGACCACATCACGCTGGTCGACGGCCCGGACGACGTCGACAACGTCACCGTCCGCGACGAGTCGAAGGTCGTCTGGCTCTCCCAGACCACCCTGTCGGTCGACGAGACCATGGAGACGGTCGACAGGCTGAAGGAGAAGTTCCCGCAGCTGATCTCCCCGCCGAGCGACGACATCTGCTACGCCACCCAGAACCGCCAGATCGCCGTCAAGCAGATGGGCGCCGAGGCGGACCTGGTCATCGTCGTCGGCTCGAAGAACTCCTCCAACTCCGTCCGGCTCGTCGAGGTCGCCCTCGGCGCCGGCGCCAAGGACGCCCACCTGGTGGACTTCGCCGACGAGATCGACGAGGCGTGGCTGGAGGGGGTCGCCACGGTCGGTGTCACCTCCGGCGCGTCGGTCCCCGAGGTGCTCGTCGAAGGGGTCCTGGAGTGGCTGTCGCAGCGCGGCTTCGAGGACGTGGAGCTGGTGAAGTCCGCCGAGGAGTCGATCACCTTCTCGCTGCCCAAGGAACTCCGCCGCGACCTGCGCGCCGAGGCCGCCGCCCTGCAGGAAAAGCAGTAA